Proteins encoded by one window of Deinococcus radiodurans R1 = ATCC 13939 = DSM 20539:
- the rplQ gene encoding 50S ribosomal protein L17, with product MRHGKAGRKLNRNSSARVALARAQATALLREGRIQTTLTKAKELRPFVEQLITTAKGGDLHSRRLVAQDIHDKDVVRKVMDEVAPKYAERPGGYTRILRVGTRRGDGVTMALIELV from the coding sequence ATGCGTCACGGTAAAGCCGGTCGCAAGCTCAACCGCAACAGCAGTGCCCGCGTCGCCCTGGCCCGTGCCCAGGCGACCGCCCTGCTGCGCGAGGGCCGCATCCAGACGACCCTCACCAAGGCCAAGGAGCTGCGCCCTTTCGTCGAGCAACTGATCACCACCGCCAAGGGCGGCGACCTCCACTCGCGCCGCCTCGTCGCCCAGGACATCCACGACAAGGACGTCGTGCGTAAGGTCATGGACGAAGTGGCCCCCAAGTACGCCGAGCGTCCCGGTGGCTACACCCGCATCCTGCGCGTGGGCACCCGCCGCGGTGACGGCGTCACGATGGCCCTCATCGAACTGGTCTGA